Proteins from a single region of Leptospira brenneri:
- a CDS encoding alpha/beta hydrolase, which yields MNKLTAWFKSIQFILGLQSQDESLPDTKEILIPIRNGVLRADCYLPKSKSLGTIVTINGLAPLGNRDPRFIIVNKSLQKIGFTVVSPFYEEICDYKISLRNIEDIKDSILFISNQKEICTAGKVSIFSPSFSGSLSLIAASDKQIAERINCICAIGAYANVEDIIENLFANQNLDEYGRMILLLNFLPISIGKNESLFKAIKLTTLDNYYKSKDLYLKPHYQKMKQVDRLFFDQLKNDPEFRIRHWNVILKKGGKNRELLTALSVTNHIETLKLPILLIHGLKDDVVPANESSLLHNKLIHQGVESKLCITTLISHGDTGFNAMTLLELPKLITSFSFFFLKALDQKN from the coding sequence ATGAATAAATTAACCGCCTGGTTCAAATCGATTCAATTTATACTCGGACTACAGAGCCAAGACGAGTCTCTTCCCGATACCAAAGAAATACTCATTCCCATTCGTAACGGTGTTTTGCGAGCCGATTGTTATCTTCCAAAATCGAAATCTCTAGGGACAATTGTTACGATCAATGGTTTGGCTCCCTTAGGAAACAGAGATCCAAGATTTATTATTGTAAACAAAAGCCTTCAAAAAATTGGATTTACGGTTGTGAGTCCCTTTTATGAGGAAATTTGTGATTATAAAATCTCCCTTAGAAATATAGAAGATATTAAGGATTCAATTTTATTTATCTCCAACCAAAAGGAAATTTGCACCGCAGGGAAAGTTTCTATTTTTTCTCCTTCGTTTTCGGGTTCACTTAGCCTCATTGCTGCAAGTGACAAACAGATCGCAGAAAGGATCAATTGTATTTGTGCCATTGGTGCCTATGCAAACGTAGAAGACATCATTGAAAATTTATTTGCAAACCAGAACTTAGATGAATATGGGAGGATGATCCTTTTACTCAACTTTCTTCCCATTTCTATTGGAAAAAACGAAAGCCTCTTCAAAGCAATCAAACTGACAACCTTAGATAATTATTATAAATCAAAAGATTTATATTTAAAACCTCATTATCAAAAAATGAAACAGGTCGATCGTTTGTTTTTTGATCAGTTAAAGAATGATCCAGAATTTAGAATAAGACATTGGAATGTGATTCTAAAAAAAGGAGGAAAAAACAGAGAACTACTCACTGCCTTGTCGGTGACAAACCATATCGAAACTTTAAAACTTCCAATTTTACTAATCCATGGTTTAAAAGATGATGTAGTTCCTGCCAATGAGTCTTCCCTATTGCACAATAAACTGATTCATCAAGGAGTAGAAAGTAAACTTTGTATTACCACACTGATCTCTCATGGAGACACAGGATTCAATGCAATGACCTTACTGGAATTACCAAAACTCATAACCTCATTCTCTTTCTTTTTTTTAAAGGCTTTAGATCAGAAAAACTAG
- the rocD gene encoding ornithine--oxo-acid transaminase: MGNLTDLFIEKESKFGAFNYSPLPVVLSKGEGIYLWDVEGKKYFDFLSAYSAVNQGHCHPKIVDVFQKQASILTLTSRAFYNDKLPLFTEFMTKTFGYDRVLPMNTGVEAGETAIKLARKWGYQKKKIPENQAKIIFCEGNFWGRTIAAISSSTDPKSKNDFGPFLPGYKIIPYNDLKALDAATSDPDVAAFMVEAIQGEAGVIVPDENYLSEVKKICEKHNVLLIVDEIQTGLGRTGELVCSDYSQVKPDLLLLGKALSAGMMPISCVLGSDDVLLLLQPGEHGSTFGGNPLACEVAIVSVKTIIDEKLSENAKKMGMLFRETIKSWNHPLVHSIRGKGLLNAIQFVDTVDAKKFCLGLMKLGILAKETHQNTVRFAPPLVIQENEMKEALEIIKTNIGLFL, encoded by the coding sequence ATGGGCAATTTAACAGATTTATTTATCGAAAAGGAATCTAAGTTCGGAGCCTTCAATTATTCGCCTTTACCAGTGGTTTTATCAAAAGGAGAAGGAATTTATCTTTGGGATGTAGAAGGAAAAAAGTATTTTGATTTTCTTTCTGCCTACAGTGCTGTGAATCAAGGTCACTGCCATCCCAAAATCGTAGATGTTTTCCAAAAACAAGCATCAATACTTACGCTAACATCACGTGCTTTTTATAACGACAAACTTCCGTTATTTACTGAGTTTATGACCAAAACATTTGGATATGACCGAGTTTTGCCTATGAATACAGGAGTCGAAGCAGGGGAAACAGCAATAAAGTTAGCTCGAAAATGGGGTTATCAAAAGAAAAAAATCCCGGAGAACCAAGCAAAAATTATTTTCTGTGAAGGAAATTTTTGGGGAAGAACTATTGCTGCCATTTCATCTTCTACAGATCCCAAAAGTAAAAATGATTTTGGTCCTTTTCTTCCTGGATATAAAATCATTCCTTATAATGATTTAAAAGCCTTGGATGCGGCTACCTCTGATCCAGATGTTGCTGCCTTTATGGTTGAAGCGATACAAGGAGAAGCAGGAGTTATCGTTCCTGATGAAAACTATTTAAGTGAAGTAAAAAAAATCTGTGAAAAACATAATGTTCTACTCATTGTTGATGAAATCCAAACGGGACTAGGCAGAACGGGAGAACTAGTTTGTTCTGACTACTCTCAGGTAAAACCAGATTTATTACTTCTTGGTAAAGCCCTGTCAGCAGGAATGATGCCAATATCATGTGTGTTAGGTTCTGATGATGTTCTTCTGTTGCTACAGCCGGGTGAACATGGGTCCACTTTTGGCGGAAATCCACTTGCTTGTGAAGTCGCTATTGTTTCTGTAAAAACTATTATTGATGAGAAGCTGTCGGAGAATGCAAAAAAAATGGGGATGCTGTTTCGAGAAACTATCAAGTCTTGGAACCATCCTCTAGTCCATTCCATTCGGGGGAAAGGTTTACTCAACGCAATTCAATTTGTGGATACAGTCGATGCTAAAAAATTTTGTTTAGGATTGATGAAACTTGGGATTTTAGCAAAAGAAACACATCAAAATACGGTTCGTTTTGCTCCTCCACTTGTGATTCAGGAAAACGAAATGAAAGAAGCATTGGAAATTATCAAAACAAATATTGGTTTGTTTCTCTAG
- a CDS encoding proline dehydrogenase family protein → MFTKQLQDEEILKIAKTIDSTNGSLYKRFLFFISSITFRFGFRYPKLKLQIFKFIDVLPSIETNKIYEYFKIYIFDEDTEIPHFLKTLFHRLIRLLFLSTLASYIILLFVKFFAKSFILTDSPNHLKKEDTFKRPRTYDILGEIALSPLEAKKYQKQYFQLIEELSEVETNINPKLRTNISIKCSGIETKLYPEAEEKSIQYLKEALRPILRLAMEKGIGINLDMEQYDLKSIISETAKELFREDEFKSYPHFGIVIQSYLKTSNDDLKIWKEYAKKRGVPITIRLVKGAYLEYERIKSEERGWITPVFDSKQETDIQFEENTLYLLDSYPYLRAAFGTHNLRSLAFVLFHTKRKSISDFELQMLYGMAEKYKCNLESMGQIVREYSPVGLLLPGMAYLIRRLLENTSNQGFLYQMSLGKSIHSMVKNPNEENLNGI, encoded by the coding sequence ATGTTTACAAAACAATTGCAAGACGAAGAAATCCTCAAAATTGCAAAAACAATAGATTCAACTAATGGTTCACTGTACAAGCGTTTCCTATTTTTCATAAGCTCCATAACATTTAGATTTGGTTTTCGTTATCCCAAACTGAAATTACAGATATTTAAGTTCATTGATGTTCTTCCCTCCATCGAGACAAATAAGATTTATGAGTATTTCAAGATTTATATATTTGATGAAGATACAGAAATACCTCATTTCCTAAAAACATTGTTTCATCGATTGATTCGTTTGTTATTCTTAAGTACCTTAGCTTCGTACATCATACTTCTATTTGTTAAATTTTTTGCTAAGTCATTCATTTTAACCGATTCGCCAAATCATTTAAAGAAAGAAGATACATTCAAACGACCACGCACTTATGATATTTTAGGCGAAATTGCTTTATCTCCTTTGGAAGCAAAAAAATACCAAAAACAATACTTCCAGCTGATCGAAGAGTTATCAGAAGTAGAAACCAATATAAATCCAAAACTTAGAACCAATATCTCGATCAAATGTTCCGGTATAGAAACCAAACTTTATCCTGAAGCAGAAGAAAAGAGTATCCAATATTTAAAAGAAGCACTCCGCCCCATCTTAAGGTTGGCAATGGAAAAAGGGATCGGAATCAACTTGGATATGGAACAATATGATCTAAAATCGATTATATCAGAAACTGCCAAAGAGCTGTTCAGGGAAGATGAATTTAAATCTTATCCGCATTTTGGTATAGTAATCCAGTCTTATTTAAAAACATCGAACGATGATTTAAAAATCTGGAAAGAATATGCAAAAAAAAGAGGAGTCCCGATTACCATTCGCCTTGTGAAAGGTGCATATTTAGAATACGAACGGATCAAATCGGAAGAACGTGGATGGATCACGCCGGTTTTTGATTCCAAACAAGAAACCGACATACAATTCGAAGAAAATACTTTATATCTTTTGGATTCCTATCCTTACCTTAGAGCAGCATTCGGAACACATAACTTAAGATCCCTTGCTTTCGTTTTATTTCATACCAAAAGAAAGTCAATATCAGACTTCGAATTGCAGATGTTATACGGAATGGCAGAGAAATATAAATGCAACTTAGAATCTATGGGTCAAATTGTAAGAGAATATTCCCCCGTTGGATTACTCTTACCTGGTATGGCTTACTTAATCAGAAGATTATTAGAAAATACATCCAATCAAGGATTTTTATATCAAATGAGTCTCGGAAAAAGTATTCACTCTATGGTAAAAAATCCAAATGAGGAAAACCTAAATGGAATTTAA
- a CDS encoding aldehyde dehydrogenase family protein produces MEFKNETIRDFSLEKERSAMHSALDSLPKSFPFEIPISIGTKEKISPNSFFHKNPWSPDLVVTKVSLAKPNDLEEVVKVSKKSWFEWKQVSQEERSNLLIRVADNLVSKKDFIISVCIWETGKQVTEAEVEFAEAVDFCRYYAMIAKEKLSPQKTILLGEDNFYSYHPKGIVGCISPWNFPMAIFTGMCAGPLVSGNIVVAKPAEETSATAYEITKCFWEAGIPREIFHFLPGLGSEIGEAIVTHPEVSVINFTGSRDVGLSILRKASIVSPNQSIIKKVICELGGKNAMIVDADADLDVAIQAILSSAFGFQGQKCSALSRLYVHSECYLKLKDRLIAAMDGLLIGSPLDFSNRIGPVINEESYLRLQKIQKENANFLVGKTCPVPDLGFYISPSLYEPPNNSDMWNSEMFGPILSMRKISSFSEGIQLTNQSDYALTCGVISRNPKHVLEAKSNIDAGNLYINRGITGAVVNRQPFGGGKLSGTGAKAGGPDYLYLFVEGKTYTENTMRQGFSRETLT; encoded by the coding sequence ATGGAATTTAAAAATGAAACAATTCGAGATTTTTCATTAGAGAAAGAAAGATCAGCAATGCACTCGGCATTAGATTCATTGCCAAAATCCTTTCCATTTGAAATTCCAATTTCGATTGGAACGAAAGAAAAAATATCACCAAACTCTTTTTTCCATAAAAATCCTTGGTCACCCGATTTAGTCGTTACGAAAGTATCTTTAGCAAAACCGAATGATTTAGAAGAGGTGGTCAAAGTTTCAAAAAAATCCTGGTTTGAATGGAAACAAGTTTCACAAGAAGAACGTAGCAACTTACTCATTCGAGTAGCAGACAATTTAGTGAGTAAAAAAGATTTCATCATTTCTGTCTGTATTTGGGAAACAGGAAAACAGGTTACAGAAGCAGAAGTAGAATTTGCTGAGGCTGTTGACTTTTGTCGCTATTATGCAATGATTGCAAAGGAAAAACTGTCTCCTCAAAAAACGATTCTACTCGGCGAAGATAATTTTTATTCCTATCATCCCAAAGGCATCGTTGGATGTATATCCCCTTGGAACTTTCCCATGGCTATTTTCACAGGGATGTGCGCAGGCCCCCTAGTTTCAGGAAACATTGTCGTAGCAAAACCAGCGGAAGAAACATCAGCAACGGCTTATGAGATCACAAAGTGTTTTTGGGAAGCTGGTATTCCGAGAGAAATATTCCACTTTCTACCAGGACTAGGTTCCGAAATTGGCGAGGCTATCGTAACTCATCCAGAAGTTTCTGTAATCAATTTCACCGGTTCCAGAGATGTTGGCCTCTCCATTCTTCGTAAAGCTTCCATTGTTTCTCCAAACCAATCCATCATCAAAAAAGTCATCTGTGAGTTAGGTGGAAAAAATGCAATGATCGTGGATGCTGATGCCGATTTAGACGTGGCAATCCAAGCAATCTTATCCTCTGCCTTTGGATTCCAAGGTCAAAAATGTAGTGCTTTGTCTAGGTTATATGTACATTCTGAATGTTATCTAAAACTAAAAGATCGGTTAATAGCGGCAATGGATGGTTTACTGATAGGTTCTCCATTAGATTTTAGCAATCGAATCGGCCCAGTTATCAATGAAGAAAGTTATTTGAGGCTTCAAAAGATACAAAAAGAAAACGCCAACTTTTTAGTTGGTAAAACTTGCCCGGTTCCCGATCTCGGATTTTATATCTCTCCCAGTCTATACGAACCTCCAAACAACTCTGATATGTGGAATTCAGAAATGTTTGGACCGATACTATCCATGCGAAAGATTTCTAGTTTCTCCGAAGGAATCCAACTAACAAATCAATCGGATTATGCACTCACCTGCGGTGTCATTTCCAGAAATCCCAAACATGTGTTAGAGGCTAAATCGAATATAGATGCCGGGAATTTATACATCAACCGAGGGATTACAGGAGCTGTAGTCAACAGACAACCATTTGGTGGAGGAAAACTATCTGGAACAGGGGCAAAAGCTGGAGGTCCTGATTATTTATATCTCTTTGTAGAAGGAAAAACCTATACAGAAAATACAATGCGCCAGGGTTTCTCTAGAGAAACCCTCACATAA